One stretch of Musicola paradisiaca NCPPB 2511 DNA includes these proteins:
- a CDS encoding nucleoside-specific channel-forming protein Tsx: MKNILALCAVTTLSYSTPTLADENTPQYLSDWWHQSVNVVGSYHTRFGPQLNNDVYLEYEAFAHKDWFDFYGYVDVPKVFGAGNTPDRGIWDKGSPLFMEIEPRFSIDKLTNTPLGFGPFKEWYVANNIIYDQGRNNDSRQSTWYVGLGTDIDTGTDLSLSANVYAKYQGQNYAAPNEDRWDGYRFKIKYVYPIADALGGKLTYIGFTNFDFGSDLRNAAGASRTSNAIASSHILALNYAHWHYSVVARYFHNGGQWAEGTELDFGRGPFNVRSTGWGYYLVAGYNF; the protein is encoded by the coding sequence ATGAAAAATATCCTTGCGCTATGCGCAGTAACGACCTTGTCGTACAGCACGCCAACTCTTGCCGATGAAAATACCCCTCAATACCTCTCTGACTGGTGGCATCAGAGCGTCAATGTCGTCGGCAGTTATCACACCCGTTTCGGCCCCCAATTGAATAACGACGTCTACCTCGAATACGAAGCGTTTGCACATAAGGACTGGTTCGATTTCTACGGTTACGTCGATGTGCCGAAAGTCTTCGGCGCAGGCAATACCCCCGATCGCGGCATCTGGGATAAAGGCTCACCGCTGTTTATGGAAATTGAACCCCGCTTCTCCATCGACAAACTGACCAATACCCCGTTGGGTTTCGGCCCGTTTAAAGAGTGGTATGTCGCCAACAACATCATTTACGATCAGGGCAGAAATAACGACTCCCGTCAGAGCACCTGGTATGTCGGGCTGGGCACCGATATCGATACCGGAACCGACCTCTCTCTGTCCGCCAACGTCTATGCCAAATATCAAGGGCAAAACTATGCCGCGCCGAATGAAGATCGGTGGGACGGCTACCGTTTCAAAATCAAATACGTTTATCCGATCGCGGACGCACTGGGCGGCAAACTGACCTATATCGGCTTCACCAATTTCGATTTCGGTTCCGACCTGCGCAATGCAGCGGGCGCTTCCCGCACCAGCAATGCCATCGCTTCCAGCCATATTCTGGCGCTGAACTATGCACACTGGCATTACTCGGTGGTTGCCCGCTATTTCCATAATGGCGGTCAGTGGGCGGAGGGTACCGAGCTTGATTTCGGACGCGGCCCGTTCAATGTTCGCTCAACCGGATGGGGCTACTATCTGGTCGCCGGTTACAACTTCTAA
- the ampD gene encoding 1,6-anhydro-N-acetylmuramyl-L-alanine amidase AmpD, which yields MRMEQGWLTGVRRVLSPHQDARPDDEKPSLLVIHNISLPPGEFGGPYIDQLFTGTLNGDAHPYFATISQLRVSAHCLIRRDGEIVQYVSFERRAWHAGVSCFEGRERCNDFSIGIELEGTDSTPFTDAQYTALAEVTRVLHGEYPITSARITGHSDIAPGRKTDPGSAFDWPRYQHQWQGENSNGEEE from the coding sequence ATGAGGATGGAGCAGGGCTGGCTGACGGGCGTCCGGCGCGTACTGTCGCCGCATCAGGATGCGCGGCCGGATGACGAAAAGCCGTCATTGCTGGTTATTCATAATATCAGCCTGCCGCCGGGGGAGTTTGGCGGGCCTTATATCGATCAGCTGTTTACCGGTACGCTGAATGGCGATGCGCATCCGTATTTTGCAACCATCAGCCAGTTACGGGTGTCGGCGCATTGCCTGATTCGGCGAGATGGCGAAATCGTTCAGTACGTGTCTTTCGAACGACGCGCCTGGCATGCAGGCGTTTCCTGTTTTGAAGGACGTGAACGGTGCAATGATTTTTCTATCGGCATTGAACTGGAAGGAACAGATAGCACGCCGTTTACCGATGCGCAGTACACGGCGCTAGCCGAGGTCACTCGCGTATTGCATGGTGAATACCCCATTACGTCGGCGCGCATTACCGGCCATAGCGATATCGCGCCCGGCCGTAAAACCGACCCCGGTTCTGCGTTTGACTGGCCGCGCTATCAACATCAATGGCAAGGGGAAAACTCGAATGGAGAAGAGGAGTAA
- the ampE gene encoding beta-lactamase regulator AmpE encodes MTLFTLLLVLGWERLFKLGKHWQLDHHLEVIFRYLPAPSFLQTLLLAFGGMGVVVILLWLASGWLFGLPLLLLWIAIGLLCIGAGEVRQHYRRYLASVQRGEADACREMEEELALIHGLPQDAGERERLKELQNALLWINFRCYLAPLFWFVVAGPYGPVALVGYSILRARQSCLARHHTPLERAHSGIDTLLHWLDWLPVRFVGAAYALLGHGEKALPAWFATLLDRHSSQYWVLTQLAQFSLAREPHGDPLSTPRAAVSLAKKVSLAVVVVVALLTIYGALV; translated from the coding sequence ATGACGCTGTTTACCCTATTGTTGGTGTTGGGGTGGGAACGCTTATTTAAGTTGGGGAAACACTGGCAGCTGGATCACCATCTTGAAGTGATTTTTCGTTATCTTCCCGCGCCTTCCTTTCTTCAAACGTTGTTGCTGGCGTTTGGCGGTATGGGGGTGGTCGTGATCCTGCTGTGGCTGGCGAGCGGTTGGTTGTTCGGCTTGCCATTATTGCTGTTGTGGATTGCCATCGGGCTGTTGTGCATCGGCGCCGGCGAAGTCAGGCAACACTATCGGCGTTATCTGGCGTCAGTACAACGCGGTGAGGCCGACGCTTGCCGCGAGATGGAAGAAGAGCTGGCGTTGATTCACGGTTTACCGCAGGATGCCGGCGAGCGCGAACGTCTGAAAGAGCTACAGAACGCGCTGTTGTGGATTAACTTTCGCTGTTATCTGGCCCCGTTGTTCTGGTTTGTTGTCGCCGGGCCCTACGGCCCGGTGGCGTTGGTCGGTTATTCGATTCTGCGCGCTCGTCAAAGCTGTCTGGCTCGCCACCATACGCCGTTGGAACGAGCGCATTCCGGCATCGATACGCTGTTGCACTGGTTGGATTGGTTGCCGGTACGTTTCGTCGGCGCTGCCTATGCGTTATTGGGGCATGGCGAAAAGGCTTTGCCCGCCTGGTTCGCCACCTTGCTTGACAGGCACAGCAGCCAATATTGGGTGTTGACGCAATTGGCGCAGTTTTCTCTGGCGAGAGAGCCGCACGGCGATCCTCTGTCAACGCCCAGGGCGGCGGTTTCGCTGGCGAAAAAGGTGTCATTAGCCGTGGTGGTGGTGGTGGCGTTGCTGACGATTTATGGTGCGTTGGTGTGA
- the pdhR gene encoding pyruvate dehydrogenase complex transcriptional repressor PdhR has protein sequence MAYSKIRQPKLSDVIEQQLEFLILEGTLRPGEKLPPERELAKQFDVSRPSLREAIQRLEAKGLLLRRQGGGTFVQNNLWQSVSDPLSELLSNHPESQFDLLETRHALEGIAAYYAALRGTESDLQRIRDCHAVIDKAREAGDLEAESEAVMQYLVAVTEATHNVVLLHLLRCMGPLLEQNVRQNFELLYLSREVLAQVSSHRARIFEAIVAREPEKAREASHRHLAFIEEVLLELNREHSRRERSLRRLQQRKD, from the coding sequence ATGGCATATAGCAAGATCCGTCAGCCCAAGCTGTCAGATGTCATCGAACAGCAACTGGAGTTTCTGATCCTTGAGGGGACGCTGCGGCCCGGAGAGAAACTGCCTCCGGAACGTGAACTGGCAAAACAGTTTGATGTTTCCCGCCCATCGCTGAGAGAGGCTATTCAGCGTCTGGAAGCCAAGGGGCTGCTCCTGCGTCGTCAGGGCGGCGGTACTTTTGTCCAGAATAATCTCTGGCAGAGCGTCAGCGATCCGTTATCAGAATTACTCAGCAATCACCCAGAATCCCAGTTTGACCTCCTTGAAACCCGTCACGCGCTTGAAGGCATCGCCGCCTACTATGCGGCATTGCGTGGTACGGAATCCGATCTGCAGCGTATCCGTGATTGCCATGCGGTCATCGACAAGGCGAGAGAAGCCGGGGATTTGGAAGCGGAATCCGAAGCGGTAATGCAGTATCTGGTGGCGGTTACAGAGGCTACGCACAACGTGGTGCTGCTGCATTTGTTGCGTTGCATGGGGCCGTTGCTCGAACAGAATGTTCGACAGAATTTTGAATTGCTGTATCTGAGCCGTGAAGTGTTGGCTCAGGTAAGCAGCCACAGAGCCAGGATTTTTGAGGCGATTGTTGCCCGTGAGCCTGAGAAGGCGCGTGAGGCGTCTCATCGCCACCTGGCGTTTATTGAAGAAGTATTGCTGGAACTTAACCGGGAACATAGTCGGCGGGAACGCTCTTTGCGTCGACTCCAGCAACGCAAGGATTAA
- the aceE gene encoding pyruvate dehydrogenase (acetyl-transferring), homodimeric type: protein MSERLNNDVDPIETRDWLQAIESVIREEGVERAQYLIDQVLSEARKGGVKVAAGSVGSRYINTIAVEDEPAYPGNLELESRIRSAIRWNAVMTVLRASKKDLELGGHMASFQSSATFYEVCFNHFFRARNAQDGGDLVFFQGHISPGVYARAFLEGRLTEDQMNNFRQEVHGNGLSSYPHPKLMPEFWQFPTVSMGLGPINAIYQAKFLKYLNNRGLKDTTKQTVYAFLGDGEMDEPESKGAITIATREKLDNLVFVINCNLQRLDGPVTGNGKIINELEGIFGGAGWEVIKVIWGGRWDELLRNDTSGKLMQLMNETVDGDYQTFKSKNGAYVREHFFGKYPETAALVKDWTDDQIWSLNRGGHDPKKVFAALKKAQETKGKPVVILAHTIKGYGMGDAAEGKNIAHQVKKINMDGVRYFRDRFNVPVADADVEKLPFITFDKDSEEYKYLHERRQALEGYLPSRQPRFDEKLDLPTLEDFSSLLEEQNKEISTTIAFVRALNVMLKNPSIKERLVPIIADEARTFGMEGLFRQIGIYSPNGQQYTPQDREQVAYYKEDLQGQILQEGINELGAGSSWLAAATSYSTNNLPMIPFYIYYSMFGFQRIGDLCWAAGDQQARGFLIGGTSGRTTLNGEGLQHEDGHSHIQSLTIPNCISYDPAFAYEVAVIMQNGLERMYGEAQENVYYYITTLNENYHMPAMPQGAEEGIRKGIYKLETVAGSKGKVQLLGSGSILRHVREAAQILANDYGIGSDVYSVTSFTELARDGQDCERWNMLHPTEAPRVPYIAQVMSDAPAVASTDYMKLFAEQVRTYVPASDYRVLGTDGFGRSDSRENLRHHFEVDASYVVVAALGELAKRGEVEKSVVAEAIKKFDINPEKVNPRVA, encoded by the coding sequence ATGTCAGAACGTTTGAATAATGACGTGGATCCGATCGAAACTCGCGACTGGCTTCAGGCGATCGAATCGGTTATCCGTGAAGAGGGTGTTGAACGTGCACAGTACCTGATCGATCAGGTGTTGAGCGAAGCACGCAAAGGTGGCGTAAAAGTTGCGGCGGGCAGTGTCGGCAGCCGCTACATCAACACTATTGCGGTAGAAGACGAACCCGCCTATCCGGGCAACCTTGAACTGGAAAGCCGCATTCGTTCCGCGATTCGTTGGAACGCAGTAATGACGGTATTGCGTGCGTCCAAGAAAGATCTGGAGCTGGGTGGTCATATGGCGTCCTTCCAGTCTTCCGCGACCTTCTATGAAGTGTGTTTCAACCACTTCTTCCGTGCGCGAAATGCGCAGGATGGCGGTGATCTGGTGTTCTTCCAGGGGCATATTTCTCCTGGGGTTTATGCCCGAGCGTTCCTGGAAGGTCGTTTGACCGAAGACCAGATGAACAACTTCCGCCAGGAAGTTCATGGCAACGGCCTTTCTTCTTACCCGCATCCGAAGCTGATGCCGGAGTTCTGGCAGTTCCCGACCGTGTCCATGGGCCTGGGCCCAATCAATGCGATTTATCAGGCTAAGTTCCTGAAGTATCTTAATAATCGTGGTCTGAAAGACACGACTAAACAAACCGTTTACGCCTTCCTGGGCGACGGTGAAATGGATGAGCCGGAATCCAAAGGCGCCATCACTATCGCGACTCGCGAGAAGTTGGACAACCTGGTGTTCGTCATCAACTGTAACCTGCAGCGTCTGGATGGCCCGGTGACGGGTAACGGCAAGATCATCAATGAGCTGGAAGGCATCTTCGGCGGCGCTGGCTGGGAAGTGATCAAGGTTATCTGGGGCGGTCGTTGGGACGAGCTGCTGCGTAACGATACCAGCGGCAAACTGATGCAACTGATGAACGAAACCGTTGACGGCGATTATCAGACCTTCAAGTCCAAAAACGGCGCTTATGTGCGTGAGCACTTCTTCGGTAAATATCCGGAAACCGCAGCGCTGGTTAAAGACTGGACCGACGACCAGATTTGGTCGCTCAACCGTGGCGGTCATGATCCGAAGAAAGTTTTCGCTGCACTGAAAAAAGCGCAGGAGACCAAAGGCAAGCCGGTGGTCATTCTGGCTCATACCATCAAAGGCTATGGGATGGGCGATGCGGCGGAAGGCAAGAACATTGCCCACCAGGTCAAGAAAATCAACATGGACGGTGTGCGTTACTTCCGCGATCGTTTCAATGTGCCGGTGGCGGATGCCGACGTTGAAAAACTGCCGTTCATTACCTTCGATAAAGATTCCGAAGAGTACAAATACCTGCATGAACGTCGTCAGGCGCTGGAAGGCTATCTGCCGTCCCGTCAGCCGAGATTTGACGAGAAGCTGGATCTGCCGACGCTGGAAGACTTCAGTTCTCTGCTGGAAGAGCAGAATAAAGAAATCTCCACCACTATCGCTTTCGTGCGTGCACTGAACGTGATGTTGAAGAACCCGTCGATCAAAGAACGTTTGGTGCCGATCATCGCGGACGAGGCCCGTACTTTCGGTATGGAAGGTCTGTTCCGTCAGATTGGTATCTACAGCCCGAACGGCCAGCAATACACCCCGCAGGATCGTGAGCAGGTTGCTTACTACAAAGAAGATCTGCAGGGTCAGATTTTGCAGGAAGGCATCAACGAATTGGGCGCAGGCTCGTCCTGGCTGGCAGCGGCAACGTCTTACAGCACCAACAATCTGCCGATGATCCCGTTCTATATCTACTACTCCATGTTCGGGTTCCAGCGTATCGGCGATCTGTGCTGGGCGGCGGGCGACCAACAGGCGCGCGGCTTCCTGATCGGCGGGACTTCCGGTCGTACTACGCTGAACGGCGAAGGTCTGCAGCATGAAGATGGCCACAGCCACATCCAGTCTCTGACTATCCCGAACTGTATCTCCTACGATCCGGCATTTGCATATGAAGTCGCCGTTATCATGCAGAACGGTCTGGAGCGTATGTACGGTGAAGCGCAGGAAAACGTTTATTACTACATCACTACGCTGAACGAAAACTACCACATGCCGGCGATGCCGCAGGGTGCGGAAGAGGGTATCCGTAAGGGTATCTACAAACTGGAAACCGTGGCGGGCAGCAAAGGCAAGGTTCAGTTGCTGGGTTCCGGCTCTATTCTGCGTCATGTGCGTGAAGCCGCGCAGATTCTGGCCAACGATTACGGCATCGGCTCTGACGTGTACAGCGTCACCTCCTTCACGGAACTGGCCCGCGACGGTCAGGATTGCGAACGCTGGAACATGCTGCACCCGACTGAAGCACCGCGCGTACCGTACATCGCTCAGGTGATGAGCGACGCGCCGGCCGTTGCGTCTACCGACTATATGAAACTGTTTGCCGAACAAGTACGTACTTACGTTCCGGCCAGCGATTATCGCGTACTGGGTACCGATGGCTTCGGTCGTTCCGACAGCCGTGAAAACCTGCGTCACCACTTTGAAGTGGACGCATCCTACGTGGTGGTTGCCGCACTGGGCGAACTGGCTAAACGCGGTGAAGTTGAAAAATCTGTGGTGGCTGAAGCCATCAAGAAATTCGACATCAACCCTGAAAAAGTTAACCCGCGCGTAGCATAA
- the aceF gene encoding pyruvate dehydrogenase complex dihydrolipoyllysine-residue acetyltransferase, giving the protein MAIEINVPDIGADEVEVTEVLVKVGDKVEAEQSLITVEGDKASMEVPSPQAGVVKEIKIAVGDKVATGKLIMVFEAAGAPAPAAAPAASAVKDVEVPDIGGDEVEVTEVLVKVGDTVAAEQSLITVEGDKASMEVPAPFAGTVKEIKVSTGSKVKTGTLIMVFEVAGAAPAVAAPAAAVSALAAAPAVSGGAKDVNVPDIGGDEVEVTEVLVKVGDTVAAEQSLITVEGDKASMEVPAPFAGTVKEIKISTGSKVKTGSLIMVFEVAGAAPAAAAAPAPVAAAPAASAPAAASAPAKADGKGEFAENDAYVHATPVIRRLAREFGVNLAKVKGTGRKGRILREDVQAYVKDAVKRAESAPAAGATGGSLPGLLPWPKVDFSKFGEVEEVELGRIQKISGANLSRNWVMIPHVTHFDKTDITDLEAFRKQQNAEAEKRKLDVKFTPVVFIMKAVAAALEQMPRFNSSLSEDAQRLTLKKYINIGVAVDTPNGLVVPVFKDVNKKGIVELSRELTVISKKARDGKLTAGEMQGGCFTISSIGGLGTTHFAPIVNAPEVAILGVSKSAMEPVWNGKEFVPRLMMPISLSFDHRVIDGADGARFITIINNTLSDIRRLVM; this is encoded by the coding sequence ATGGCTATCGAAATCAACGTACCGGATATCGGTGCAGATGAAGTTGAAGTCACCGAAGTGCTGGTGAAAGTGGGTGATAAGGTTGAAGCCGAACAATCGCTGATTACGGTTGAAGGCGACAAAGCGTCGATGGAAGTTCCGTCTCCCCAGGCCGGTGTGGTGAAAGAGATCAAGATTGCGGTGGGCGACAAGGTCGCGACCGGCAAACTGATTATGGTCTTTGAAGCAGCCGGTGCGCCTGCCCCGGCTGCCGCGCCTGCCGCCAGCGCCGTGAAAGACGTTGAAGTGCCTGACATCGGCGGTGATGAAGTCGAAGTGACTGAAGTGCTGGTGAAAGTCGGCGACACCGTGGCGGCCGAGCAGTCGCTGATCACTGTGGAAGGCGATAAGGCTTCCATGGAAGTTCCGGCGCCGTTTGCCGGCACCGTTAAGGAAATCAAAGTCAGCACCGGCAGCAAGGTGAAAACCGGCACGCTGATCATGGTGTTTGAAGTCGCCGGCGCCGCGCCTGCCGTTGCTGCTCCTGCTGCGGCGGTTAGTGCTCTCGCTGCTGCTCCGGCAGTCAGCGGCGGCGCTAAAGACGTCAACGTGCCGGATATCGGCGGCGATGAAGTCGAAGTGACGGAAGTGCTGGTGAAAGTCGGTGACACCGTGGCGGCCGAACAGTCGCTGATTACCGTGGAAGGCGACAAGGCCTCCATGGAAGTCCCGGCGCCGTTTGCCGGCACCGTCAAGGAAATCAAAATCAGCACCGGCAGCAAAGTGAAAACCGGTTCGTTGATCATGGTGTTTGAAGTGGCAGGCGCTGCGCCTGCGGCCGCCGCCGCTCCGGCCCCGGTCGCGGCTGCCCCGGCCGCTAGCGCGCCAGCCGCGGCTTCGGCTCCGGCGAAAGCTGACGGCAAAGGCGAGTTCGCCGAGAACGATGCTTATGTTCACGCTACCCCGGTGATTCGCCGTCTGGCGCGTGAATTCGGCGTCAACCTGGCGAAGGTCAAAGGCACTGGTCGTAAAGGCCGTATCCTGCGTGAAGACGTTCAGGCTTACGTGAAAGACGCGGTGAAACGTGCTGAATCCGCTCCGGCGGCTGGCGCTACCGGTGGTTCTCTGCCGGGGCTGCTGCCGTGGCCGAAAGTCGACTTCAGCAAGTTTGGTGAAGTGGAAGAAGTGGAACTGGGCCGTATCCAGAAGATTTCTGGTGCCAACCTGAGCCGTAACTGGGTGATGATCCCGCACGTTACGCACTTCGACAAAACCGATATCACCGATCTGGAAGCGTTCCGCAAACAGCAGAACGCAGAAGCTGAGAAGCGCAAACTGGATGTGAAGTTCACTCCGGTGGTGTTCATCATGAAAGCCGTTGCCGCTGCGCTTGAGCAGATGCCGCGTTTCAACAGTTCGTTGTCTGAAGATGCTCAGCGTCTGACGCTGAAGAAATACATCAACATCGGTGTGGCGGTGGATACGCCGAATGGCCTGGTCGTTCCGGTGTTCAAAGACGTGAACAAGAAAGGCATCGTCGAGCTGTCTCGTGAACTGACGGTGATCTCCAAGAAAGCCCGTGACGGTAAGCTGACCGCTGGCGAAATGCAGGGCGGGTGTTTCACCATCTCCAGCATCGGCGGCCTGGGCACCACTCACTTCGCGCCGATCGTCAACGCGCCGGAAGTGGCTATTCTGGGTGTGTCCAAGTCAGCTATGGAGCCGGTCTGGAATGGTAAAGAGTTTGTTCCGCGTCTGATGATGCCGATCTCTCTGTCCTTCGACCACCGTGTCATTGACGGTGCTGATGGTGCTCGCTTCATTACCATCATCAACAACACCTTATCCGACATTCGCCGTCTGGTGATGTAA
- the lpdA gene encoding dihydrolipoyl dehydrogenase, whose protein sequence is MSTEIKAQVVVLGAGPAGYSAAFRCADLGLDTVLVERYSTLGGVCLNVGCIPSKALLHVAKVIEEAKALAEHGIVFGEPQTDIDKIRTWKEKVITQLTGGLAGMAKGRKVKVVNGFGKFTGPNTLVVEGENGSTTVNFDNAIIAAGSRPIQLPFIPHDDARVWDSTDALELKSVPGRLLVMGGGIIGLEMGTVYHALGSQIDVVEMFDQVIPAADKDIVKVFTKRISKKFNLMLETKVTAVEAKEDGIYVSMEGKKAPAEPQRYDAVLVAIGRVPNGKLLDAGQAGVEVDERGFIRVDKQMRTNVPHIYAIGDIVGQPMLAHKGVHEGHVAAEVIAGKKHYFDPKVIPSIAYTEPEVAWVGLTEKEAKEKGISYETAVFPWAASGRAIASDCSDGMTKLIFDKETHRVIGGAIVGTNGGELLGEIGLAIEMGCDAEDIALTIHAHPTLHESVGLAAEVFEGSITDLPNPKAKKK, encoded by the coding sequence ATGAGTACTGAAATTAAAGCTCAGGTGGTGGTACTTGGCGCGGGCCCTGCAGGTTATTCCGCAGCGTTCCGTTGTGCAGACTTGGGTCTGGACACCGTGCTGGTTGAACGCTATTCCACGCTGGGCGGCGTATGTCTGAATGTAGGCTGTATCCCTTCCAAAGCGCTGCTGCACGTTGCGAAAGTCATTGAAGAAGCCAAAGCGCTGGCTGAACACGGCATCGTGTTTGGCGAACCGCAGACCGATATCGATAAGATTCGTACCTGGAAAGAAAAAGTCATTACCCAACTAACCGGTGGTCTGGCTGGTATGGCCAAAGGCCGTAAAGTCAAAGTGGTCAACGGTTTTGGCAAATTCACCGGCCCGAACACGTTGGTCGTCGAAGGTGAAAACGGCAGCACCACGGTGAATTTCGACAATGCCATCATCGCGGCCGGTTCTCGTCCGATTCAGTTGCCGTTCATTCCGCATGACGACGCGCGCGTATGGGATTCCACCGATGCGCTGGAGTTAAAGAGCGTTCCCGGACGTCTGCTGGTAATGGGCGGCGGTATCATCGGTCTGGAAATGGGCACCGTGTATCATGCGCTGGGCTCTCAGATCGACGTGGTTGAAATGTTCGACCAGGTGATCCCGGCTGCCGATAAAGACATCGTTAAAGTCTTCACCAAACGCATCAGCAAGAAATTCAACCTGATGCTGGAAACCAAAGTGACCGCGGTAGAAGCCAAAGAAGACGGCATCTACGTGTCGATGGAAGGCAAGAAGGCGCCGGCTGAACCGCAGCGTTACGACGCGGTGCTGGTGGCTATCGGTCGCGTACCGAATGGCAAACTGCTGGATGCCGGTCAGGCTGGTGTGGAAGTTGACGAACGCGGCTTCATCCGTGTTGACAAGCAGATGCGCACCAACGTGCCGCACATCTATGCTATCGGCGATATCGTCGGGCAGCCGATGCTGGCGCATAAAGGTGTGCACGAAGGCCATGTGGCTGCCGAAGTCATCGCCGGTAAGAAACACTACTTCGATCCGAAGGTGATCCCGTCCATCGCTTACACCGAGCCGGAAGTGGCTTGGGTCGGCCTGACCGAGAAAGAAGCGAAGGAAAAAGGCATCAGCTATGAAACCGCGGTATTCCCGTGGGCGGCGTCCGGCCGTGCGATTGCTTCTGATTGCTCTGACGGTATGACCAAGCTGATTTTCGACAAAGAGACCCACCGGGTGATCGGCGGCGCGATTGTCGGCACCAACGGCGGCGAGCTGTTGGGAGAAATCGGCCTGGCGATCGAGATGGGGTGCGATGCGGAAGATATCGCATTGACTATCCACGCTCATCCGACGTTGCATGAGTCCGTCGGGCTGGCTGCCGAAGTATTCGAAGGCAGCATTACCGACTTGCCGAACCCGAAAGCGAAGAAGAAATAA
- a CDS encoding dienelactone hydrolase family protein produces MKRNRLWHTLGLLVFWLSSGASMANDASYQTAAITEEALPVFYTELKQQLTYPDSWLSGHQQSFEQWRRQARLLVRERLLTPDTHRAFEPQVVDKQERDGYRAEKVAFNLTDESRVAGLLLTPNSPGPHPAVILLHDHGAKFDIGKEKMIQPWGDDARLASAKAWADKFFTGRFVGDELAKRGYVVLAVDALGWGDRGPLKYEQQQALASNFYNLGRSLAGLMAYEDMRSLDFLASLPQVDPKRIGIVGFSMGAYRAWQLAALSDKAAVTAAIAWMGTYDGLMVPGNNVLRGQSAFYMLHPGLSARLDFPDVASIAAPKPMLFFNGGKDSLFPARAVQAAYSRMHRIWLSQQADDRLVTKIWPELGHVFYQEQQDAVFAWLDRWLATPAHPAR; encoded by the coding sequence ATGAAACGGAACCGACTCTGGCATACGCTTGGTCTGTTAGTGTTTTGGCTGAGCAGTGGTGCATCCATGGCGAACGACGCTTCTTATCAAACCGCAGCGATAACCGAAGAGGCTTTGCCCGTCTTCTATACCGAATTAAAACAGCAACTGACCTATCCCGATTCCTGGCTATCCGGGCACCAACAATCCTTTGAGCAATGGCGTCGACAGGCGCGTCTGTTAGTGCGGGAACGTCTGCTGACACCGGATACCCACCGGGCGTTTGAGCCGCAGGTGGTGGATAAACAGGAACGTGATGGGTATCGGGCCGAGAAAGTGGCGTTTAATCTGACGGACGAAAGCCGGGTGGCCGGGTTGCTGTTGACGCCAAATTCACCGGGGCCGCATCCGGCGGTTATTCTGCTGCATGACCATGGTGCGAAGTTCGATATTGGCAAAGAGAAAATGATTCAGCCATGGGGCGATGACGCCCGTCTGGCTTCTGCTAAAGCCTGGGCCGATAAGTTTTTCACCGGTCGTTTTGTCGGCGATGAACTGGCGAAACGGGGCTACGTGGTGCTGGCGGTGGACGCGCTGGGATGGGGCGATCGCGGGCCGTTGAAATATGAGCAGCAGCAGGCGCTGGCGAGCAATTTCTATAATCTCGGTCGCTCGCTGGCAGGATTGATGGCCTATGAAGACATGCGGTCGCTGGATTTTCTGGCTTCGCTGCCGCAGGTGGATCCTAAAAGAATCGGCATCGTCGGTTTTTCGATGGGCGCCTATCGCGCCTGGCAACTGGCGGCCCTGTCTGATAAAGCGGCGGTGACGGCCGCTATTGCCTGGATGGGAACCTACGATGGCCTGATGGTGCCGGGCAACAACGTGCTGCGTGGTCAATCGGCGTTTTACATGCTCCATCCGGGGTTATCAGCGCGCCTGGATTTCCCCGACGTAGCGAGTATCGCCGCGCCTAAACCCATGTTGTTCTTCAACGGCGGCAAGGATTCGTTGTTCCCGGCCCGCGCAGTGCAGGCCGCCTACTCGCGTATGCACCGTATCTGGTTGTCCCAGCAGGCAGATGACCGGCTGGTCACGAAAATCTGGCCGGAACTGGGGCATGTGTTTTATCAGGAACAGCAGGATGCGGTATTCGCCTGGTTGGATCGCTGGTTGGCGACACCGGCCCATCCAGCACGTTAA